CTTATAAAATGGCAGATAATAGATTGTAGAAATTTATGTTTAGATTTTATTGATTATTGAAAAGCATAATCATAATCTGATTTTCAAGCTATTACAAAGAAAGTTTTGAAAACATAAAAAGTACTTATAAAGAAAACTAAGCTTGTGGCATCATTTATAGGTGACTTACTGATTTTCTACACGAGCGATATCTAAGGAGAAAAATTATGCAATATACAAAAAAAACAAAGTGGAATGAAATAAAGAAGAAATATAACTACGTCGTTGCATGGGGGACAGGATCACTGTTTCAGATGAATTATAGGAAAGAATACTATCCACTTGATCTGTTGGTTGATGGAACAGAAAAGCAAGTAGGGATGAAATTTGATGATTTAACGATTTGTGGACCAGATAAGATAAGTACTGATAAGAATGATAAAGTGCTGATTGTTATTTACACTATTTATGAATACGATATTTTAAATAAAATCAGCGAATTAGGAATCAATGCAGATACAATCATTTATAATTTACTAATAATTGAAGAAGCGGGTGACAGAAAGGTTCCGTTTTGGAATGGAAAGCATGCTGATGACATGATTTTATTAGAGCTGGTTAATAGACTGGGTTTTAATAAAAAGAAATATCTTGATATCGGTGTTTGTCATCCAATCATGAGAAATAACACATATTTATTGAATGAATTTGGATGGACAGGTGTTCTTGTAGAACCTAATCCTATTTTTCGAGAATTAATTAATATATATCGTAAGAATGATTTATTACTAGAATGTGGAGCAGGAAGTTCAAATGGAATGTTACAATACTATTCATTTCCTGACCATCTTGGCTACGGAACATTTGAGAAAAAAATCGGAGAAATTAGGGAAAAATCTGGATTGGCTTGTGTAAAGTTACAAATACCAATAATAGGAATTAATACAATTATAGAAGAGTATTTTGAAACATACCCTGCTATAATTGATATTGATATTGAAGGAATGGATTATGAGATATTGAAAGTATTGGATACGAAGAAATATCCGGTAGAGATCATTATGTGTGAGACGCAAGGAGATGAAGAAAAATATTGCAATATGATGAGTGAAAAGGGATATTTAAAGTATGCAAGTGTTGGAGAAAATACAATTTTTCTAAGACAGGATATTATACCGAATGGGTTATTTGCAATAAAATAAAAGAAAATAGGAATAATTATATTTACAACATATGTAAAATAGTTAAATGTGAGAAATAATCCAAAATAAAAAAGACCACAAACCCATTTATGCGGGCTTGTGGTCTTCATTTATCTATTCCCACTCAATCGTTGCCGGGGGCTTACCTGTAATGTCGTAGCAAATTCTATTTACATGTTTTACTTCGTTTACAATTCGATTGGAGATCCTACCAAGCAGTTCCCAGGGAAGCTCTGCAAATTCTGCAGTCATGAAATCGGTGGTCGTTACGGCTCTTAAGGCTATGGTATAATCATAGGTTCTTTCGTCACCCATAACACCAACGGAA
The nucleotide sequence above comes from Variimorphobacter saccharofermentans. Encoded proteins:
- a CDS encoding FkbM family methyltransferase, with protein sequence MQYTKKTKWNEIKKKYNYVVAWGTGSLFQMNYRKEYYPLDLLVDGTEKQVGMKFDDLTICGPDKISTDKNDKVLIVIYTIYEYDILNKISELGINADTIIYNLLIIEEAGDRKVPFWNGKHADDMILLELVNRLGFNKKKYLDIGVCHPIMRNNTYLLNEFGWTGVLVEPNPIFRELINIYRKNDLLLECGAGSSNGMLQYYSFPDHLGYGTFEKKIGEIREKSGLACVKLQIPIIGINTIIEEYFETYPAIIDIDIEGMDYEILKVLDTKKYPVEIIMCETQGDEEKYCNMMSEKGYLKYASVGENTIFLRQDIIPNGLFAIK